The following coding sequences are from one Thermostichus vulcanus str. 'Rupite' window:
- a CDS encoding peptidylprolyl isomerase: protein MVIDPAKSYTATMETTAGTMTLELFPQEAPLTVNNFVFLANEHFYDGVIFHRVIRGFMIQGGDPTGTGRGGPGYRFPDEPVQRPYSRGILAMANAGPNTNGSQFFIMHADYPLPPNYTIFGQLIEGEEVLDAIATARTGPQDRPVDPVEIKSVTISES from the coding sequence ATGGTGATCGACCCGGCCAAGTCCTACACGGCTACCATGGAGACCACCGCCGGCACGATGACGCTGGAACTGTTTCCGCAAGAAGCTCCCCTCACCGTCAATAATTTTGTCTTCTTGGCCAATGAGCATTTTTACGATGGGGTGATTTTTCATCGGGTGATTCGGGGTTTCATGATTCAGGGTGGGGATCCCACTGGCACAGGCCGCGGGGGGCCAGGCTATCGCTTTCCGGATGAGCCCGTGCAGCGTCCCTACAGCCGGGGGATTCTGGCGATGGCCAATGCTGGCCCCAACACCAATGGCAGTCAGTTTTTCATCATGCACGCTGACTATCCCTTGCCCCCCAACTACACCATTTTTGGGCAGCTAATCGAAGGGGAAGAGGTGCTGGATGCCATTGCAACTGCACGCACTGGGCCGCAGGATCGTCCGGTGGATCCGGTGGAAATTAAGTCCGTGACCATTTCAGAGTCTTGA
- the eno gene encoding phosphopyruvate hydratase, giving the protein METAIEWITAHEILDSRGRPTLEALVGLANGATGLAQVPSGASTGTFEAHELRDGDPNRYDGKGVLQAVENILSEIQPELQGEDALEQAQIDQLMIDLDGTPNKSRLGANAILAVSLATAKAAADAVGLPLYKYLGGPFANLLPVPLMNVLNGGAHADNNVDIQEFMIVPIGAASFREALRYGAEVFAVLKKVLHQKGLTTSVGDEGGFAPNLDSNAAALDLLITAIEQAGYKPGEDIALALDVAANELFQDGQYHLEGQARSAAEMVTYYEQLLGNYPIVSIEDGLAEEDWSGWQALNAQLGSRLQLVGDDLFVTNLTRLQKGIDSAAANAILIKLNQIGTLTETVSAIQLATQSGFRSVISHRSGETEDTTIADLAVATRAGQIKTGSLCRSERIAKYNQLLRIEDELGEAAIYAGRAGLGLKST; this is encoded by the coding sequence GTGGAAACTGCCATCGAGTGGATCACCGCCCATGAGATTCTCGACTCCCGTGGACGTCCTACCCTAGAAGCCTTGGTGGGTTTGGCCAATGGGGCAACCGGGTTAGCCCAGGTTCCTAGCGGTGCCTCCACCGGTACCTTTGAAGCCCACGAACTGCGGGACGGGGATCCCAACCGATATGACGGCAAAGGGGTCTTGCAGGCGGTCGAAAACATCCTCAGTGAAATTCAGCCGGAACTCCAGGGGGAAGATGCCCTAGAACAGGCCCAAATCGACCAATTGATGATCGACCTGGATGGCACCCCCAACAAATCTCGTCTAGGGGCCAATGCTATTTTGGCGGTTTCTCTGGCGACAGCTAAAGCTGCAGCGGATGCGGTCGGTCTGCCCCTCTACAAATATTTGGGTGGGCCCTTTGCCAATTTGCTGCCGGTGCCGTTGATGAATGTACTTAATGGCGGTGCCCATGCCGACAACAACGTTGATATCCAGGAATTCATGATCGTACCGATTGGGGCGGCCAGCTTTCGAGAGGCGCTGCGCTACGGGGCAGAAGTGTTTGCGGTGCTGAAAAAAGTGCTGCACCAGAAAGGACTGACCACCAGTGTCGGGGATGAAGGCGGCTTTGCTCCCAACCTCGATTCCAACGCGGCGGCCTTGGATCTGCTGATCACGGCGATCGAACAAGCGGGCTACAAACCGGGGGAAGATATTGCCTTGGCTTTGGATGTGGCGGCCAATGAGCTGTTTCAGGATGGCCAATACCACCTGGAAGGACAGGCCCGCAGTGCTGCTGAAATGGTGACCTACTACGAGCAATTGCTGGGCAATTACCCGATTGTTTCCATTGAAGATGGTTTGGCAGAAGAGGACTGGTCAGGCTGGCAAGCCTTGAATGCCCAACTGGGATCCCGGCTGCAACTGGTGGGAGATGACCTGTTTGTCACCAATCTCACCCGCCTCCAGAAGGGAATCGACAGCGCTGCCGCCAACGCCATTTTGATCAAGCTCAACCAAATCGGCACCCTGACGGAAACCGTTTCTGCCATTCAACTGGCCACTCAATCGGGTTTTCGGTCAGTCATTAGCCATCGCTCTGGGGAAACCGAAGATACCACCATTGCTGATCTGGCGGTGGCGACCCGGGCCGGGCAGATCAAAACCGGATCCCTCTGCCGCAGTGAACGCATTGCCAAGTACAACCAGTTGCTGCGCATCGAAGACGAACTGGGGGAAGCAGCCATCTATGCCGGACGGGCCGGATTGGGCTTGAAAAGCACTTAA
- a CDS encoding esterase/lipase family protein, which translates to MNPLPTVILPGYLAGALEYEPLRQTLEGLGFPTRVVPLRVRSWLPTLGGRPITPILKVLHTTLQQTLQEFGTDRVNLVAHSAGGWIARIYLGSVPYGGQVWQGRDRVATLISLGSPHTSRERWTKRNLDFVNNHYPGAFWPQVNYVCVAGKVIQGQRWGLGSLRESYLTWLAYNSYQLTAGKGELWGDGIIPIEAAHLQGATNLTLPDCYHSGRGGRRWYGTPEVVEEWAQYLL; encoded by the coding sequence ATGAACCCTTTACCAACGGTGATTTTGCCCGGTTATCTGGCGGGTGCCCTGGAATACGAGCCTTTGCGGCAAACGCTGGAGGGACTCGGTTTTCCAACCCGGGTGGTGCCCTTGCGGGTGCGCAGTTGGCTGCCAACACTGGGGGGCAGGCCGATCACTCCGATCCTGAAGGTTTTGCACACCACCCTGCAACAGACCCTACAGGAGTTTGGCACTGACCGGGTCAACTTGGTGGCCCACTCAGCAGGCGGCTGGATTGCCCGCATCTATCTGGGATCCGTCCCCTATGGAGGTCAGGTGTGGCAGGGGCGAGATCGGGTGGCTACCTTGATCAGTCTTGGATCCCCCCATACCAGCCGAGAACGCTGGACGAAGCGCAATTTGGATTTTGTCAACAATCATTATCCGGGCGCTTTTTGGCCGCAGGTGAACTACGTTTGCGTGGCGGGCAAAGTCATTCAAGGGCAGCGATGGGGGCTGGGATCCCTGCGGGAAAGCTATCTCACCTGGCTGGCCTACAACAGCTATCAACTCACCGCCGGGAAAGGGGAACTGTGGGGGGATGGCATCATTCCGATCGAGGCCGCCCATCTGCAGGGGGCCACCAACCTCACGTTGCCCGACTGTTACCACTCCGGGCGTGGCGGGCGGCGCTGGTATGGCACCCCTGAGGTGGTGGAAGAATGGGCTCAGTACTTGCTCTAG
- a CDS encoding GNAT family N-acetyltransferase, with amino-acid sequence MSFWKGLFGAAETVSAKELTRTAKASHRQEAVAVKGESILFSLDPDLDLYELEELCDAVGWSRRPIHKVKKALHHSFLVVSMWQQRGNYRRLIGFARATSDHAFNATIWDVVVHPDFQGKGLGKVLMEKVIRELRAQDISNITLFADQGVVSFYERLGFTPDPEGIKGMFWYPR; translated from the coding sequence AGGGCCTGTTCGGGGCAGCAGAGACAGTCTCGGCAAAAGAGTTGACGCGAACAGCCAAAGCCAGTCATCGCCAAGAAGCGGTGGCGGTCAAGGGGGAGTCGATCCTGTTCAGCCTTGATCCGGATTTGGATCTGTATGAGCTGGAGGAGCTTTGTGATGCTGTTGGGTGGTCCCGCCGCCCCATTCACAAGGTCAAAAAAGCTCTGCACCACAGCTTTTTGGTGGTATCGATGTGGCAGCAGCGGGGCAACTATCGCCGTTTGATTGGCTTTGCCCGGGCTACCTCTGACCACGCCTTTAACGCCACCATTTGGGATGTGGTGGTACACCCGGATTTCCAAGGGAAAGGATTGGGGAAAGTGTTGATGGAAAAGGTGATCCGCGAGCTGCGGGCACAAGACATCAGCAACATCACCCTGTTTGCCGATCAAGGGGTGGTCAGCTTTTATGAACGGCTGGGGTTCACCCCCGACCCTGAGGGGATCAAGGGCATGTTTTGGTACCCGCGCTAG